A region from the Pseudonocardia petroleophila genome encodes:
- a CDS encoding thiamine pyrophosphate-requiring protein, whose amino-acid sequence MAAPTVADFLLHRLRGWGVETVFGYAGDGINGLLAAWGRAEDGPRFVQARHEEMAAFEAVGYAKFGGRLGVCVATSGPGAIHLLNGLYDAKLDHVPVVAIVGQTNRSAMGGSYQQEVDLLSLFKDVASDYVQMVTVPEQLPGVLDRAVRTAVARRAPTAIIIPSDVQELEYSAPTHEFKMVPSSLGVDWPQTAPDDAAVRRAAEVLNAGERVAMLVGSGARGAAAEIEQVAELLGAGVAKALLGKDVLSDEPAWVTGSIGLLGTRPSYEMMMGCDTLLTVGSSFPYTQFLPEFDQARAVQIDLDPTMIGMRYPYEVNLVGDAAATLRALIPLLERKADRSWREGIESDVARWWETMAMEAAVEADPVSPMRLFSELSDRLPDDAIVTTDSGSSANWYARLLRFRGSMRGSLSGNLATMGPGVPYGIGAKFACPDRPVVVFAGDGAMQMNGLAELITIKRYWERWADPRLVVAVLHNDDLNQVTWEMRAMSGAPKFVESQSLPDVDYAGFAAGLGLQAIHVDKPDDIGPAWDRALAADRPTVLDVRCDPNVPPIPPHATTDQMISATKAMLAGDEDRWGVLKQGVKTKLQEFLPHREG is encoded by the coding sequence ATGGCCGCACCGACCGTCGCCGATTTCCTGCTGCACCGGCTGCGTGGGTGGGGGGTGGAGACCGTCTTCGGTTACGCGGGGGACGGGATCAACGGCCTGCTGGCCGCGTGGGGGCGGGCGGAGGACGGTCCGCGGTTCGTGCAGGCTCGCCACGAGGAGATGGCGGCGTTCGAGGCCGTCGGGTACGCGAAGTTCGGTGGACGCCTCGGCGTGTGCGTCGCGACCTCGGGGCCCGGCGCGATCCACCTGCTCAACGGCCTCTACGACGCGAAGCTCGACCACGTGCCGGTGGTGGCCATCGTCGGGCAGACCAACCGCAGCGCGATGGGCGGGTCCTACCAGCAGGAGGTCGACCTGCTGAGCCTGTTCAAGGACGTGGCGAGCGACTACGTGCAGATGGTCACCGTGCCCGAGCAGCTGCCCGGGGTGCTCGACCGGGCGGTCCGCACCGCGGTCGCCCGCCGCGCACCCACGGCGATCATCATCCCGTCCGACGTGCAGGAGCTCGAGTACTCCGCGCCGACCCACGAGTTCAAGATGGTGCCCTCCAGCCTGGGCGTGGACTGGCCGCAGACCGCCCCCGACGACGCCGCCGTGCGCCGCGCGGCGGAGGTGCTCAACGCGGGGGAGCGGGTGGCGATGCTGGTGGGGTCCGGTGCCCGCGGCGCGGCCGCCGAGATCGAGCAGGTGGCCGAGCTGCTCGGCGCGGGCGTGGCCAAGGCGCTGCTGGGCAAGGACGTGCTCTCCGACGAGCCCGCGTGGGTGACCGGGTCGATCGGGCTGCTGGGCACCCGCCCGAGCTACGAGATGATGATGGGCTGCGACACGCTGCTGACGGTCGGGTCCAGCTTCCCGTACACCCAGTTCCTTCCCGAGTTCGACCAGGCCCGCGCGGTGCAGATCGACCTCGACCCGACGATGATCGGGATGCGCTACCCCTACGAGGTCAACCTCGTCGGCGACGCCGCCGCCACGCTGCGCGCGCTGATCCCCCTGCTGGAGCGCAAGGCCGACCGGTCCTGGCGCGAGGGCATCGAGTCCGACGTGGCCCGCTGGTGGGAGACGATGGCGATGGAGGCCGCCGTCGAGGCCGACCCGGTCAGCCCGATGCGGCTGTTCTCCGAGCTGTCCGACCGGCTGCCCGACGACGCGATCGTCACCACCGACTCGGGGTCCTCGGCCAACTGGTACGCGCGGCTGCTGCGCTTCCGCGGCAGCATGCGCGGGTCGCTGTCGGGCAACCTCGCCACGATGGGCCCCGGCGTGCCCTACGGGATCGGGGCGAAGTTCGCCTGCCCGGACCGCCCGGTCGTCGTGTTCGCCGGCGACGGCGCGATGCAGATGAACGGCCTCGCCGAGCTGATCACGATCAAGCGCTATTGGGAGCGGTGGGCCGACCCGCGGCTGGTCGTCGCGGTGCTGCACAACGACGACCTCAACCAGGTCACCTGGGAGATGCGGGCGATGAGCGGGGCGCCCAAGTTCGTGGAGTCGCAGTCGCTGCCCGACGTCGACTACGCGGGGTTCGCGGCGGGCCTGGGCCTGCAGGCCATCCACGTGGACAAGCCCGACGACATCGGGCCGGCCTGGGACCGGGCGCTGGCCGCGGACCGCCCCACCGTGCTCGACGTGCGCTGCGACCCGAACGTGCCCCCGATCCCGCCGCACGCCACCACCGACCAGATGATCAGCGCGACCAAGGCGATGCTGGCCGGCGACGAGGACCGCTGGGGCGTGCTGAAACAGGGCGTGAAGACCAAGCTGCAGGAGTTCCTGCCGCACCGGGAGGGCTGA
- a CDS encoding MarR family winged helix-turn-helix transcriptional regulator, translating to MSTREEQEVTGRVDDLEVEVVMAATRVLVAVSAQSVAAVDELVTLPQLRVLVMVGSRGGLNLGAVAAGLGVHPSNATRAVERLVVAGFLDRRDDPTDRRNLVLELSADGRALVDRVMGERRTAIAEILGRMPPSRRRALIPVLRAFAAAAGEVPDGAVWSLGWTTAD from the coding sequence GTGAGCACGCGCGAGGAGCAAGAGGTCACCGGCCGCGTCGACGACCTCGAGGTCGAGGTCGTGATGGCCGCCACCCGCGTACTGGTGGCGGTGAGTGCGCAGTCGGTCGCGGCGGTCGACGAGCTGGTCACATTGCCACAGCTGCGCGTGCTGGTCATGGTCGGCAGCCGCGGCGGGTTGAACCTGGGTGCGGTCGCGGCGGGTCTCGGCGTGCATCCGTCCAACGCGACCAGGGCGGTCGAGAGGCTGGTCGTCGCCGGATTCCTGGACCGCCGGGACGACCCGACCGACCGCCGCAACCTCGTGCTCGAGCTCTCCGCCGACGGCCGCGCCCTGGTCGACCGGGTGATGGGCGAGCGCCGTACCGCGATCGCCGAGATCCTCGGGCGGATGCCGCCGAGCCGGCGCCGCGCGCTGATACCGGTACTGCGCGCCTTCGCGGCGGCGGCCGGTGAGGTCCCCGACGGCGCGGTGTGGTCGCTGGGCTGGACCACCGCCGACTGA
- a CDS encoding enolase C-terminal domain-like protein: MEASAFTVPTDAPEADGTLAWDATTMVLVQVRAGGTCGTGWTYGPAACTRIVTDQLAGQVLGRDALDVGAAYEAMVVAVRNAGRTGAAGYALSAVDLALWDLKARLLDLPLHRLLGTVRTEVPVYGSGGFTTYGDGRLAEQLGGWAHEQRIPRVKIKIGESWGTDTARDLRRMAQAREVVGRDVELFVDANGAYGRKQAIRVMAAAAELDVTWVEEPVSSDDLAGLREVRDAVRPDVAAGEYGGDPTYFRRMCEAGAVDCLQADATRCGGITGFRAAAEIAAAHHLPVSGHCAPHVHAHVAAATPNVVHLEWFHDHVRIEQMFFEGCLDPTGGTVTPDPGAPGTGLTLRRDVAECYRVRPTEQRMRRAA; encoded by the coding sequence GTGGAGGCCTCGGCCTTCACGGTGCCCACCGACGCGCCCGAAGCCGATGGCACGCTGGCCTGGGACGCCACGACGATGGTGCTGGTGCAGGTGCGCGCCGGCGGCACCTGCGGCACCGGCTGGACCTACGGGCCCGCGGCCTGCACCCGCATCGTCACCGACCAGCTGGCCGGGCAGGTCCTCGGCCGCGACGCCCTCGACGTCGGCGCCGCCTACGAGGCGATGGTGGTGGCCGTGCGCAACGCCGGGCGCACCGGCGCCGCCGGCTACGCGCTGTCGGCCGTCGACCTCGCGCTGTGGGACCTCAAGGCCCGGCTGCTCGACCTGCCGCTCCACCGGCTGCTCGGCACCGTGCGGACCGAGGTGCCGGTGTACGGCAGCGGCGGGTTCACCACCTACGGCGACGGCCGGCTGGCCGAACAGCTCGGCGGCTGGGCCCACGAGCAGCGCATCCCCCGCGTGAAGATCAAGATCGGGGAGTCGTGGGGCACGGACACCGCGCGCGATCTGCGCCGGATGGCGCAGGCCCGCGAGGTGGTGGGGCGCGACGTCGAGCTGTTCGTCGACGCCAACGGCGCCTACGGGCGCAAGCAGGCGATCCGGGTCATGGCCGCCGCGGCCGAGCTGGACGTGACGTGGGTCGAGGAGCCGGTCTCCTCCGACGACCTCGCCGGGCTGCGTGAGGTCCGCGACGCGGTGCGACCGGACGTCGCCGCGGGCGAGTACGGCGGTGACCCGACTTATTTCCGCCGGATGTGCGAGGCAGGCGCGGTGGACTGCCTGCAGGCCGACGCGACGCGCTGCGGCGGCATCACCGGGTTCCGCGCGGCCGCGGAGATCGCGGCCGCCCACCACCTGCCGGTGTCCGGGCACTGCGCCCCACATGTGCACGCGCACGTCGCGGCGGCCACGCCGAACGTGGTGCACCTGGAGTGGTTCCACGACCACGTCCGGATCGAGCAGATGTTCTTCGAGGGCTGCCTCGACCCGACCGGCGGCACCGTCACGCCCGACCCGGGTGCGCCCGGTACCGGGCTGACGCTGCGCCGCGACGTGGCCGAGTGCTACCGGGTCCGGCCCACCGAGCAACGAATGAGGAGAGCGGCATGA
- a CDS encoding SDR family oxidoreductase, producing MSQVVVVTGASGGIGRASAVAFGARGARVALLARGEVGLRAAAKEVERAGGTALPIAVDTADHAAVEAAAARVESELGPIDVWVNVAFTSVFAPFTEIAPEEFRRVTEVSYLGYVHGTRAALDRMLPRDRGTIVQVGSALGFRGIPLQSAYCGAKHALRGVHESLLCELRHRGSKVAVTMVQMPAVNTPQFSWVLSRLPHHAQPVPPIYQPEVAAGAVVYAADHPRRREYWVGASTVGTIVANKIAPGLLDRYLGRTGYASQQTGQPRDPEQPANLWEPADGAAGRDFGAHGVFDERSIRRSPQVWASRHHGLLGAMGAAALTALVATQVRAR from the coding sequence ATGAGCCAGGTCGTGGTCGTCACGGGAGCCAGCGGCGGGATCGGCCGGGCCAGCGCGGTGGCGTTCGGGGCGCGCGGCGCCCGCGTCGCCCTGCTCGCCCGCGGCGAGGTCGGGCTGCGCGCGGCGGCGAAGGAGGTGGAACGGGCCGGCGGGACGGCACTGCCGATCGCGGTGGATACCGCCGACCACGCGGCCGTCGAGGCGGCCGCCGCGCGGGTGGAGAGCGAGCTCGGCCCGATCGACGTGTGGGTCAACGTCGCCTTCACCTCGGTGTTCGCGCCGTTCACCGAGATCGCGCCCGAGGAGTTCCGCCGCGTCACCGAGGTGAGCTACCTGGGCTACGTGCACGGCACCCGCGCCGCGCTGGACCGCATGCTGCCGCGGGACCGCGGCACGATCGTGCAGGTCGGCTCGGCGCTGGGCTTCCGCGGGATCCCGCTGCAGAGCGCCTACTGCGGGGCGAAGCACGCGCTTCGGGGCGTCCACGAGTCGCTGCTGTGCGAGCTGCGCCACCGGGGCAGCAAGGTGGCGGTGACGATGGTGCAGATGCCGGCGGTGAACACCCCGCAGTTCTCCTGGGTGCTGTCCCGGCTGCCGCACCACGCCCAGCCGGTGCCGCCGATCTACCAGCCCGAGGTGGCCGCCGGGGCGGTGGTGTACGCCGCGGACCATCCCCGGCGCCGCGAGTACTGGGTCGGGGCGAGCACGGTGGGCACGATCGTCGCGAACAAGATCGCGCCGGGCCTGCTCGACCGCTACCTGGGCCGCACCGGCTACGCCTCGCAGCAGACCGGGCAGCCGCGCGACCCCGAGCAGCCTGCAAACCTGTGGGAGCCCGCCGACGGCGCGGCCGGGCGGGACTTCGGCGCCCACGGCGTGTTCGACGAGCGCTCGATCCGCCGCAGCCCCCAGGTATGGGCGTCGCGCCATCATGGGTTGCTCGGCGCGATGGGCGCCGCGGCGCTGACCGCGCTGGTCGCCACGCAGGTTCGGGCCCGATGA
- a CDS encoding general stress protein, producing the protein MQNPSKVVATYRDYADAQRAVDALADQHFPVGGLAIVGANLQSYEQITGRRGFARAAGSGFTSGALTGALIGWLLGIFNIAQPLVSALVMALFGLVLGGVVGLVSACSPTWPPADAGTSPRSPRSGPSTTTCWP; encoded by the coding sequence GTGCAGAACCCCAGCAAGGTCGTCGCCACCTACCGCGACTACGCCGACGCCCAGCGGGCCGTGGATGCGCTGGCCGACCAGCACTTCCCGGTCGGTGGCCTCGCGATCGTCGGCGCCAACCTGCAGTCCTACGAGCAGATCACCGGACGGCGCGGCTTCGCCCGGGCAGCCGGCTCCGGGTTCACCAGCGGCGCCCTCACCGGCGCACTCATCGGCTGGCTGCTCGGCATCTTCAACATCGCCCAGCCACTGGTGTCGGCGCTGGTGATGGCCCTGTTCGGGCTCGTCCTCGGTGGCGTCGTCGGGCTGGTCTCGGCCTGCTCGCCCACCTGGCCACCGGCGGACGCCGGGACTTCTCCTCGGTCTCCTCGGTCCGGGCCGAGCACTACGACGTGCTGGCCGTGA
- a CDS encoding APC family permease — MRYTDNPQRNVPFAIVDSIAITVVIYILLQVAFLTALPADALAGGWATLSASATARSPDRWPDCRWCWVRCGWPCCCASAPWSPPADTGLIYAGGTTRPAYAGARNGNAPQALTRLTSRGIPRVSILLMFVVGCLFFLPFPGWQQFIGFITSAFAISFGAGPLVVGALGRQLPDQDRPFRVPGGDLLPYLAFLASGLLVFWAGWAINEKMLIALLIGYAVFAAYSICNRAAMPPLELRAASWFPLWVGGLAVISYLGDVDSDAPADPGLLLNGGDGPLDLIWGPVAVAALSAAVYAYAMAVRLPADRAAANISRLPADEPELR; from the coding sequence TTGCGATATACCGACAACCCGCAGCGCAACGTCCCGTTCGCGATCGTCGACTCCATCGCGATCACCGTGGTGATCTACATCCTGCTGCAGGTCGCGTTCCTCACCGCACTGCCCGCCGACGCACTCGCCGGCGGCTGGGCCACTCTCTCAGCCTCGGCGACGGCGAGATCGCCGGACCGCTGGCCGGACTGTCGCTGGTGCTGGGTGCGGTGCGGCTGGCCGTGCTGCTGCGCGTCGGCGCCGTGGTCTCCCCCCGCCGACACCGGCCTGATCTATGCCGGGGGCACCACCCGGCCGGCCTACGCGGGAGCTCGCAACGGCAACGCCCCGCAGGCCCTGACGAGGCTCACCTCCCGCGGCATACCGCGGGTGTCGATCCTGCTGATGTTCGTCGTCGGCTGCCTGTTCTTCCTGCCCTTCCCCGGGTGGCAGCAGTTCATCGGGTTCATCACCTCGGCCTTCGCGATCTCGTTCGGCGCCGGGCCGCTGGTCGTCGGGGCGCTGGGCCGCCAGCTGCCCGACCAGGACCGCCCCTTCCGCGTCCCAGGCGGCGACCTACTGCCCTACCTCGCGTTCCTCGCCTCGGGCCTGCTGGTGTTCTGGGCCGGCTGGGCGATCAACGAGAAGATGCTCATCGCCCTGCTCATCGGCTACGCCGTGTTCGCCGCCTACTCGATCTGCAACCGGGCCGCGATGCCGCCGCTGGAGCTGCGCGCCGCATCGTGGTTCCCGCTCTGGGTCGGCGGCCTCGCCGTGATCAGCTACCTCGGCGACGTCGACTCCGACGCACCCGCCGATCCCGGTCTGCTGCTGAACGGCGGGGACGGCCCGCTCGACCTGATCTGGGGGCCCGTCGCGGTGGCCGCGCTCAGCGCGGCGGTCTACGCCTACGCGATGGCCGTCCGGCTCCCGGCCGATCGGGCGGCGGCGAACATCAGCCGGCTGCCCGCGGACGAGCCGGAACTCCGCTGA
- a CDS encoding fasciclin domain-containing protein, protein MKHLPRLAAVGATAALTIALSGCGNSEEPAADPTTPVPSSSPSATPTTGADEQGVTAISDIYGPACAQVPAEGEGSAEGMVDDPVATAAGNNPLLGTLAQAVEAAGLVDTLNDPEASYTVFAPADAAFEALPAGTLDALLADPQGRLTEILTYHVVPERYDAEGLAEAGTVTTVQGDQLVVSGEATDLVIDEQEQAAVLCGNIPTANATVFVIDKVLMPPAP, encoded by the coding sequence GTGAAGCACCTTCCACGCCTGGCCGCGGTCGGCGCCACCGCCGCGCTGACCATCGCCCTCAGCGGGTGCGGCAACAGCGAGGAACCCGCCGCCGACCCGACCACCCCCGTCCCGAGCAGCAGCCCGAGCGCCACCCCGACCACCGGTGCCGACGAGCAGGGTGTCACCGCGATCTCCGACATCTACGGACCGGCGTGCGCGCAGGTCCCGGCCGAGGGCGAGGGGTCCGCGGAGGGCATGGTCGACGACCCGGTGGCGACCGCCGCGGGCAACAACCCGCTGCTCGGCACGCTGGCCCAGGCCGTCGAGGCGGCCGGGCTGGTCGACACCCTCAACGACCCCGAGGCGTCCTACACCGTGTTCGCCCCGGCCGACGCGGCGTTCGAGGCGCTGCCCGCCGGCACCCTCGACGCTCTGCTCGCCGACCCCCAGGGTCGGCTGACCGAGATCCTCACCTACCACGTCGTCCCGGAGCGCTACGACGCCGAGGGACTCGCCGAGGCGGGCACCGTCACCACCGTGCAGGGCGATCAGCTCGTCGTCTCCGGTGAGGCCACGGATCTCGTGATCGACGAGCAGGAGCAGGCCGCCGTGCTCTGCGGCAACATCCCGACGGCGAACGCCACCGTCTTCGTGATCGACAAGGTGCTGATGCCCCCGGCCCCCTGA
- a CDS encoding CBS domain-containing protein, producing the protein MKVADVLRSKGRVVETVQSWTPVSAAIQRLVGPPAIGALVVSDDGHGRVDGILTERDILRGLHRAGPAMTDRAVAEFMSRHVPTCTDEDTLTQVMAEMTRSRHRHMPVTDDGVLCGLISIGDVVRHRVDEMRMETDVLRDLYLARR; encoded by the coding sequence ATGAAGGTCGCCGACGTCCTGAGGAGCAAGGGCCGTGTCGTGGAGACGGTGCAGTCGTGGACCCCGGTGTCCGCGGCGATCCAGCGGCTGGTCGGGCCGCCGGCGATCGGCGCCCTCGTCGTCTCCGACGACGGCCACGGACGCGTCGACGGCATCCTCACCGAACGCGACATCCTCCGTGGCCTGCACCGGGCGGGCCCCGCCATGACCGATCGCGCGGTGGCCGAGTTCATGTCCCGACACGTGCCGACCTGCACGGACGAGGACACCCTCACGCAGGTGATGGCCGAGATGACGCGGTCCCGGCACCGCCACATGCCGGTCACCGACGACGGGGTGCTGTGCGGCCTGATCAGCATCGGCGACGTCGTGCGGCACCGGGTCGACGAGATGCGGATGGAGACCGACGTGCTGCGCGACCTGTATCTCGCCCGCCGCTGA
- a CDS encoding DUF2254 domain-containing protein, producing the protein MRVLIWSRNTFWLVPAVCVLVALTLALLLPEVEGLVPESSVFPGGPESARSFLSSITSAMISITGLVFSITIVALQLAAGQFTSRVMRDFLRDRLIQWTLGIFVATFTYAMVLQRAVRGTSESGAVVPALGITVAFLLVLTSVAFFIAYIHHIANSIRIAEIVERIAGATRAALDASFPTEGPEPTTAGPAGAPDRIVRAARHGVIVAVDRRALVDRATRCDAVSTMLAAVGDFLPEGAPLIAVHGHCSHDLGRYVSFDTERTHEQDVTLRFRQLVDIAERALSPSLNDPTTAAQAIDHLHDLLRRIATRPTPSGRFADAEGTLRLITETPTFPGLLHLALEEIVHYGGEDPQTRRRLDSMLVDLRDAALPCHRAAVERGARMLPA; encoded by the coding sequence GTGAGGGTGCTGATCTGGTCGCGCAACACGTTCTGGCTCGTCCCGGCCGTGTGCGTGCTGGTGGCGTTGACGCTCGCGTTGCTGCTGCCCGAGGTCGAGGGCCTCGTCCCCGAGTCGTCGGTCTTCCCCGGCGGGCCGGAGAGCGCGCGGAGCTTCCTGTCCTCGATCACCTCGGCGATGATCTCGATCACCGGCCTGGTGTTCTCGATCACGATCGTGGCGCTGCAGCTCGCAGCCGGCCAGTTCACCTCGCGGGTGATGCGCGACTTCCTGCGCGACCGGCTGATCCAGTGGACGCTCGGGATCTTCGTCGCGACGTTCACCTACGCGATGGTGCTGCAGCGCGCGGTGCGCGGGACGTCGGAGTCGGGTGCCGTGGTGCCTGCTCTCGGCATCACGGTGGCGTTCCTGCTGGTGCTCACCAGCGTCGCCTTCTTCATCGCCTACATCCACCACATCGCCAACTCGATCCGCATCGCCGAGATCGTCGAGCGGATCGCGGGAGCGACCCGGGCCGCACTCGACGCGTCCTTCCCGACCGAAGGGCCGGAGCCGACGACGGCCGGTCCCGCGGGGGCGCCGGACCGGATCGTCCGCGCGGCACGGCACGGGGTGATCGTCGCGGTCGACCGCCGCGCACTGGTCGACCGGGCCACCCGCTGCGATGCGGTGTCCACGATGCTCGCGGCGGTCGGCGACTTCCTGCCCGAGGGAGCGCCGTTGATCGCCGTGCACGGGCACTGCTCCCACGACCTGGGCCGGTACGTGAGTTTCGACACCGAGCGCACCCACGAGCAGGATGTGACGTTGAGGTTCCGGCAGCTCGTCGACATCGCCGAACGGGCACTGTCGCCCTCGCTCAACGACCCGACCACAGCGGCCCAGGCGATCGACCACCTGCACGACCTGCTGCGCCGGATCGCCACCCGTCCCACGCCGTCGGGGCGGTTCGCCGACGCCGAGGGGACGCTGCGCCTGATCACCGAGACACCGACGTTCCCCGGGCTGCTGCACCTGGCGCTCGAGGAGATCGTGCACTACGGCGGCGAGGACCCCCAGACCCGCAGGCGACTCGACTCGATGCTGGTCGACCTCCGCGACGCCGCGCTGCCCTGCCACCGCGCCGCGGTCGAGCGCGGCGCGCGCATGCTGCCCGCGTGA